From one Enterobacter kobei genomic stretch:
- the grxD gene encoding monothiol glutaredoxin 4 translates to MSETIEKIQRQIAENPILLYMKGSPKLPSCGFSAQAVQALSACGERFAYVDILQNPDIRAELPKYANWPTFPQLWVDGELVGGCDIIIEMYQRGELQPLIKETAAKYKTEEPDAE, encoded by the coding sequence ATGAGCGAAACCATCGAAAAAATCCAGCGTCAAATCGCTGAAAACCCGATCCTGCTGTACATGAAAGGTTCCCCTAAGCTGCCTAGCTGTGGCTTCTCTGCCCAGGCAGTCCAGGCGCTTTCTGCCTGTGGCGAACGCTTTGCCTATGTCGATATTCTGCAGAACCCGGACATCCGCGCCGAACTGCCGAAATACGCAAACTGGCCGACCTTCCCGCAACTGTGGGTGGATGGCGAGCTGGTAGGCGGCTGCGACATCATCATTGAGATGTACCAGCGCGGTGAACTGCAACCGCTGATCAAAGAAACCGCGGCGAAGTACAAAACCGAAGAGCCGGACGCTGAATAA
- a CDS encoding MFS transporter has translation MKINFPLLSLAIGAFGIGTTEFSPMGLLPVIARGVDVSIPAAGMLISAYAIGVMVGAPLMTLLLSHRARRNALIFLMAIFTLGNVLSAIAPDYTTLLLSRIITSLNHGAFFGLGSVVAASVVPKHKQASAVATMFMGLTIANIGGVPAATWLGETIGWRMSFLATAGLGVVAMISLFFSLPKGSAGVRPDVRKELSVLMRPQVLSALLTTVLGAGAMFTLYTYISPVLQDLNHATPFFVTAMLVLIGVGFSLGNYLGGKFADRSVSGTLKGFLLLLMVIMLAIPLLVKSDVGAAMAMVVWGAATFAVVPPLQMRVMRVAHEAPGLSSSVNIGAFNLGNALGAAAGGAVISVGLGYAFVPVMGAIIAALALLLVVFSGRADARRECLAN, from the coding sequence ATGAAGATTAATTTTCCCCTGCTGTCACTGGCGATTGGGGCTTTTGGGATAGGTACGACTGAATTTTCACCGATGGGATTGCTGCCGGTTATCGCCCGTGGCGTCGATGTCTCGATCCCCGCCGCCGGCATGCTGATCAGCGCTTATGCGATTGGCGTGATGGTGGGCGCACCGCTGATGACGCTGCTGCTGTCACATCGCGCCCGTCGTAATGCGCTGATTTTCCTGATGGCGATTTTTACGCTCGGCAACGTGCTCTCGGCCATTGCGCCGGATTACACCACGCTATTGTTGTCGCGCATTATCACCAGCCTTAACCACGGTGCCTTTTTCGGGCTTGGCTCGGTAGTGGCCGCGAGTGTTGTGCCGAAGCACAAGCAGGCGAGTGCGGTGGCGACCATGTTTATGGGACTGACCATTGCGAATATTGGCGGCGTGCCGGCGGCGACCTGGCTTGGGGAAACCATCGGCTGGCGGATGTCCTTCCTCGCCACCGCAGGACTGGGCGTGGTGGCGATGATCAGCCTGTTCTTCTCCCTGCCGAAGGGGAGTGCGGGTGTGCGTCCTGACGTGCGCAAGGAACTGTCGGTACTGATGCGCCCGCAGGTGCTGTCGGCGTTGCTGACCACCGTGCTGGGGGCCGGGGCGATGTTTACGCTTTATACCTATATCTCCCCGGTGTTGCAGGATCTGAATCACGCCACACCGTTCTTTGTCACGGCAATGCTGGTGCTGATTGGCGTCGGCTTCTCGCTGGGCAATTACCTTGGCGGTAAGTTTGCGGATCGGTCGGTCAGCGGTACGCTGAAAGGCTTTTTACTGCTGCTGATGGTGATCATGCTGGCGATCCCGCTACTGGTGAAAAGCGATGTCGGCGCGGCAATGGCGATGGTGGTGTGGGGCGCTGCAACCTTCGCGGTAGTGCCACCGTTGCAGATGCGCGTGATGCGTGTCGCCCATGAAGCGCCTGGTCTGTCTTCTTCCGTGAATATCGGTGCTTTCAACCTCGGCAACGCACTGGGCGCGGCAGCGGGTGGGGCGGTGATCTCCGTCGGTCTGGGTTATGCGTTCGTGCCGGTGATGGGTGCGATCATAGCGGCGCTGGCACTGTTGCTGGTGGTGTTCTCCGGACGCGCCGATGCCCGCCGGGAATGCCTGGCAAACTAG
- a CDS encoding DUF1289 domain-containing protein — protein sequence MAEQLEFFPIQSPCRGICQSDERGFCRGCMRTRDERFNWQSMSDTQKQTVLRLCRQRLLRKLRANKPDAPEEPQQPSLF from the coding sequence GTGGCAGAGCAATTAGAGTTTTTCCCGATCCAGAGTCCGTGTCGGGGCATTTGTCAGTCAGACGAGCGCGGATTTTGCCGGGGATGTATGCGCACACGAGACGAGCGTTTTAACTGGCAAAGTATGAGCGATACGCAAAAACAGACGGTGTTGCGTCTGTGCCGTCAACGCCTGTTGCGTAAATTACGCGCAAACAAACCGGATGCGCCGGAGGAACCGCAACAACCTTCACTTTTTTAA
- the cydH gene encoding cytochrome bd-I oxidase subunit CydH, with amino-acid sequence MMDSNLKYSLLTTVIVLSLIVAGAMTAAFN; translated from the coding sequence ATGATGGATAGCAATCTGAAGTATTCGCTGTTGACTACCGTAATTGTGCTCAGCCTCATTGTTGCTGGCGCAATGACTGCCGCTTTTAATTGA
- a CDS encoding efflux RND transporter periplasmic adaptor subunit gives MKTLKYFSTLLVLALAIVAGIGLWNNYMQSPWTRDGKIRAEQVSVTPQVSGSITALTVRDNQFVHAGDVLFRIDETPYRIAILNAEAQLARAQTELAKANNEASRRRHLPHNYISAEDLDTANINVKAMQADVAAAQAELAQAQWQQQQTTVTSPVDGWVTNLSARVGNYATAGQPVFAIVDSHSFYVVGYFEETKLRHIREGMPASVVLYSSDQKLQGHVSSIGRAIYDQSVETDSSLVADVKPNVPWVRLAQRVPVRIEFDAPPQGLTLVSGTTCTVAIGR, from the coding sequence ATGAAAACCCTTAAATATTTCTCGACGCTGCTGGTGCTGGCCCTCGCGATTGTCGCCGGGATTGGGCTTTGGAATAACTATATGCAGTCGCCGTGGACGCGGGACGGAAAAATCCGCGCTGAACAGGTGAGCGTGACGCCGCAGGTTTCCGGCAGTATCACTGCGCTCACTGTACGGGATAACCAGTTTGTTCATGCTGGCGACGTCCTGTTCCGCATCGACGAAACGCCCTACCGCATTGCCATTTTAAATGCCGAGGCGCAGCTGGCCCGCGCGCAGACGGAACTGGCAAAAGCCAATAACGAAGCCAGCCGCCGCCGTCATCTTCCCCATAATTATATTTCTGCTGAAGATCTGGATACCGCCAATATTAACGTCAAAGCCATGCAGGCGGACGTCGCCGCGGCGCAGGCCGAACTGGCGCAGGCGCAATGGCAGCAGCAGCAGACCACGGTGACTTCGCCGGTGGATGGCTGGGTCACGAACCTTTCCGCACGGGTGGGCAATTACGCCACCGCCGGCCAGCCGGTATTTGCCATCGTCGACAGCCACTCGTTCTACGTGGTGGGCTATTTCGAAGAAACCAAACTGCGACATATTCGTGAAGGTATGCCCGCCAGCGTGGTGCTCTACAGCAGCGATCAAAAGTTACAGGGTCACGTATCCAGTATTGGTCGCGCGATTTACGATCAGAGCGTGGAGACCGACAGCAGTCTGGTGGCAGATGTGAAACCTAATGTGCCGTGGGTGCGTCTCGCCCAGCGGGTGCCAGTGCGCATTGAATTTGATGCGCCACCGCAGGGCCTGACGCTGGTTTCAGGCACCACCTGCACCGTGGCAATCGGGCGCTGA
- a CDS encoding aldo/keto reductase: MVQRITLAPQGPEFSRFVMGYWRLMDWNMSPRQLVSFIEEHLDLGVTTVDHADIYGGYQCEAAFGEALKLAPHLRARMEVVSKCGIATTARAENALGHYITDKSHIIASAEQSLSHLAIDHLDLLLIHRPDPLMDADEVAEAFMQLHQSGKVRHFGVSNFTPAQFALLQSRLPFTLATNQVEISPVHQPLILDGTLDQLQQLRVRPMAWSCLGGGRLFNDDAFQSLRDELAQIAGEVNAGSIEQVVYAWILRLPSQPLPIIGSGKIERVRAAIEAENIQLSRQQWFRVRKAALGYDVP; encoded by the coding sequence ATGGTTCAGCGTATTACCCTTGCGCCGCAAGGCCCGGAATTTTCGCGTTTCGTGATGGGCTACTGGCGTTTGATGGACTGGAATATGTCCCCGCGCCAGCTGGTCAGTTTTATTGAAGAGCACCTGGACCTGGGCGTCACCACGGTCGATCATGCCGATATCTATGGTGGCTATCAGTGTGAAGCGGCGTTCGGTGAAGCCCTGAAGCTGGCCCCCCATCTGCGCGCGCGCATGGAAGTGGTTTCTAAATGCGGTATCGCCACCACCGCCCGTGCGGAAAACGCGCTCGGCCATTACATTACCGATAAAAGCCATATCATCGCCAGCGCCGAACAGTCGCTGAGCCATCTGGCTATCGATCATCTCGATTTACTGCTTATCCACCGCCCGGATCCGCTGATGGATGCCGATGAAGTGGCAGAGGCCTTTATGCAGTTGCATCAGAGCGGCAAAGTGCGCCATTTCGGCGTGTCGAACTTCACCCCGGCGCAGTTCGCGCTGTTGCAGTCCCGCCTGCCGTTTACCCTCGCCACCAACCAGGTAGAGATCTCCCCGGTGCATCAGCCGTTGATCCTCGATGGCACCCTCGACCAGCTCCAGCAACTGCGCGTGCGTCCGATGGCGTGGTCCTGCCTCGGCGGCGGTCGCTTGTTTAACGACGATGCGTTCCAGTCGCTGCGCGATGAACTGGCGCAGATTGCCGGGGAAGTGAACGCCGGGAGCATCGAACAGGTGGTGTATGCGTGGATCCTGCGTCTGCCGTCACAACCACTGCCGATTATCGGCTCCGGCAAAATTGAGCGGGTACGGGCGGCCATTGAGGCGGAAAACATTCAGCTCAGCCGCCAGCAGTGGTTCCGCGTTCGCAAAGCGGCGCTGGGTTACGACGTACCCTGA
- the slyA gene encoding transcriptional regulator SlyA, producing MKLESPLGSDLARLVRIWRALIDHRLKPLELTQTHWVTLHNIHQLPPEQSQIQLAKAIGIEQPSLVRTLDQLEDKGLISRQTCASDRRAKRIKLTEKATPIIDEMETVIRKTRGEILAGISEEELTQLISLIARLEQNIIELHTRD from the coding sequence ATGAAATTGGAATCGCCATTAGGTTCTGATCTGGCACGTTTAGTGCGCATCTGGCGTGCTTTAATTGACCATCGCCTCAAACCTCTGGAATTAACGCAGACTCACTGGGTAACGCTGCACAATATTCACCAGTTACCTCCCGAGCAGTCGCAAATTCAACTGGCAAAAGCGATTGGCATTGAACAGCCCTCGCTGGTGCGAACGCTGGATCAGCTGGAAGACAAGGGGCTTATCTCCCGTCAGACCTGCGCCAGTGACCGTCGTGCAAAACGTATCAAGCTCACAGAGAAAGCCACACCCATTATAGATGAAATGGAAACGGTGATCAGAAAGACGCGCGGAGAAATTCTGGCGGGGATTTCTGAAGAAGAACTGACGCAGCTTATCAGTCTTATTGCCCGTCTTGAGCAAAATATTATCGAATTACATACGCGTGATTAA
- the sodC gene encoding superoxide dismutase [Cu-Zn] SodC — MKRFCLAMLALSVCAGAQAASEEVKMNLVTSGGIGQSIGTVKITETDKGLEFAPDLKALPPGEHGFHVHAKGSCEPAIKDGKAMPAEAAGGHLDPHNTGKHEGPEGAGHTGDLPVLVVNNDGKATDAVIAPRLKKLDEVKDKALMIHVGGDNMSDNPKPLGGGGARYACGVIR, encoded by the coding sequence ATGAAGCGTTTCTGTCTCGCGATGCTCGCTCTGTCCGTTTGCGCCGGTGCGCAGGCTGCCAGCGAAGAAGTTAAGATGAACCTCGTCACCTCCGGGGGCATCGGTCAGTCTATCGGTACGGTTAAGATCACTGAAACCGATAAAGGGCTGGAATTTGCCCCCGATCTTAAAGCACTGCCGCCCGGTGAACATGGTTTCCATGTGCACGCCAAAGGCTCCTGCGAACCGGCGATAAAAGACGGTAAAGCAATGCCGGCAGAGGCCGCAGGCGGGCACCTCGACCCGCACAATACCGGTAAACATGAAGGCCCGGAAGGCGCAGGGCATACCGGCGATCTGCCAGTGCTGGTGGTCAACAATGACGGCAAGGCCACGGATGCTGTGATCGCACCACGTCTGAAAAAACTCGATGAAGTGAAGGATAAAGCGCTGATGATCCATGTCGGCGGCGATAACATGTCCGATAACCCGAAACCGCTCGGCGGTGGCGGGGCGCGTTATGCCTGCGGTGTGATCAGGTAA
- a CDS encoding DUF1656 domain-containing protein — MSSFLRSGLPLQDLIVGASVYFPPLFYAVALGFFLWLIAHRLLRGWIYAGDIWHPLLMDLSLFVISVALAQALLIAW, encoded by the coding sequence ATGTCCAGCTTCCTTCGCTCCGGCTTGCCGCTTCAGGATCTGATTGTCGGTGCTTCCGTCTATTTTCCGCCGCTGTTTTACGCCGTCGCCCTCGGTTTCTTTCTCTGGCTGATTGCCCATCGCCTGCTGCGCGGCTGGATCTACGCCGGTGATATCTGGCATCCGTTGCTGATGGATCTCTCCTTGTTTGTTATTTCAGTGGCGCTGGCGCAGGCCCTTTTGATCGCGTGGTAA
- a CDS encoding C40 family peptidase, protein MARINKISITLCALVFASLTFTPLSQASEQARPSAVQKTHLAKTTDRKKQSTTQKTTKKSSGTSKKIAKQATSKTSRQKTSAKTKRLSSSTKISSVASRKTKTNPGKIAAVTFTEKCTTRKGRKAHCVKVKNSKPVTLAEAHKVRIKKAQTAALSTLMNQIGKPYHWGGTSPRTGFDCSGLVYYAYKDLVKFRIPRTANEMYHLRDASPVNVAELERGDLVFFRTQGRGTADHVGVYVGNGKFIQSPRSGQDIQITSLSEDYWQRHYVGARRVMTPKNVR, encoded by the coding sequence GTGGCGCGGATAAATAAAATCTCGATCACGCTCTGTGCTTTAGTTTTTGCCTCGCTGACGTTTACGCCTTTAAGTCAGGCGTCCGAACAGGCGCGGCCCTCTGCCGTGCAAAAAACGCATCTGGCAAAAACCACCGACCGTAAAAAACAAAGCACGACCCAAAAGACAACAAAGAAAAGCAGTGGCACCAGTAAAAAAATAGCGAAACAAGCAACCAGTAAAACTTCCCGTCAAAAAACGTCTGCTAAAACAAAACGCCTGTCATCCAGCACAAAAATCAGCAGCGTCGCCTCACGCAAAACAAAAACTAACCCGGGGAAAATTGCCGCCGTAACCTTTACGGAAAAGTGCACCACCCGTAAAGGCCGTAAAGCGCATTGTGTGAAGGTCAAAAACAGCAAGCCGGTGACGCTGGCAGAGGCGCATAAAGTGCGCATCAAAAAAGCGCAGACCGCAGCGTTATCCACTTTAATGAACCAGATCGGCAAACCCTATCACTGGGGCGGCACGTCGCCACGTACCGGTTTCGATTGCAGCGGTCTGGTGTATTACGCCTACAAAGATTTGGTAAAATTCCGTATTCCGCGTACCGCGAATGAAATGTATCACCTGCGTGACGCCTCGCCGGTGAACGTGGCGGAACTGGAACGCGGCGATCTGGTGTTCTTCCGCACTCAGGGTCGCGGCACCGCCGACCACGTGGGCGTCTATGTCGGCAACGGCAAATTTATCCAGTCACCGCGTAGCGGCCAGGATATTCAGATCACGTCCCTCAGCGAAGATTACTGGCAGCGTCACTATGTTGGCGCGCGTCGGGTCATGACGCCGAAAAACGTCCGCTAA
- a CDS encoding FUSC family protein: protein MRLLQALPWFKATRGQWRYALRNGIAMCLALSVAYTLNLDEPYWAMTSAAVVSFPTVGGVISKSLGRIAGSLLGAMAALLIAGHTLNDPWLFLVAMAGWIGYCTWACAHYSNNVAYAFQLAGYTAAIIAFPVINISETGELWDIAQSRVCEVIVGILSGGMMMMILPSTSDGTALLTALKKMHLRLLEHAGLLWQPDTSEAIRAAHENVIGQILTLNLLRIQAFWSHYRFRQQNSLLNYLLHQQLRMTSVISSLRRLLLNWPDAPALTRPLLEQLLTALARPKADWYRIARIIAPLAPQNNADYRHRAFWHRLRYFCQLHLAGSRWILRLENARPVTAFAVPRAPALARHTDNLEAVWSGLRTFATLVAIGAWAIGAQWEAGASALTLAAISCVLYSVVASPFNSLTLLMRTLILLSLFSFAVKFGLMVQVSELWQFLLFLFPLLTTMQLLKLQMAKYAGLWGQLIVFMGSFISVTNPPVYDFADFLNDDLGKLLGVGMAWLAFAVLRPGSDARKSHRHIRALRLRFIDQLSRRPHYRESEFESLVYHHISQLSQSKDAQSRRWLLRWGVVLLNCTHVVWQLREWDTRSDPLSRVRDRCLALLRGVMSDKGVRHGLLEKTLTELHHICETLAQHPQPAARELAALVWRLYCALLQLEQAPAAGTVPAIT, encoded by the coding sequence GTGCGACTACTCCAGGCGCTGCCATGGTTTAAGGCCACCCGCGGGCAGTGGCGCTACGCCCTGCGCAACGGGATTGCCATGTGTCTGGCGTTGAGCGTCGCCTATACCCTTAATCTCGACGAGCCCTACTGGGCGATGACCTCGGCGGCGGTGGTCAGCTTCCCAACGGTGGGCGGGGTGATCAGCAAAAGCCTTGGCCGTATTGCCGGTAGTCTGCTGGGCGCGATGGCGGCATTGCTGATTGCCGGTCATACCCTTAACGATCCCTGGCTGTTTTTAGTTGCGATGGCGGGCTGGATTGGCTACTGCACCTGGGCCTGCGCGCACTACAGCAATAACGTGGCTTATGCTTTTCAGCTGGCGGGTTACACTGCGGCGATCATCGCGTTCCCGGTGATCAATATCAGCGAAACCGGGGAGCTATGGGATATCGCTCAGTCGCGGGTATGCGAGGTGATTGTTGGTATTCTGTCGGGGGGGATGATGATGATGATCCTCCCCAGTACGTCAGACGGGACGGCGCTGCTCACCGCGCTGAAAAAGATGCATCTGCGGCTGCTGGAACATGCCGGTTTACTCTGGCAGCCGGACACCAGCGAGGCCATTCGCGCCGCCCACGAAAATGTTATCGGGCAGATCCTGACCCTGAATCTGCTGCGCATTCAGGCATTCTGGAGCCACTACCGCTTTCGCCAGCAAAATTCCCTGCTCAACTATTTACTCCATCAACAACTGCGTATGACCAGCGTGATCTCAAGCCTGCGCCGTCTGCTGCTGAACTGGCCCGATGCCCCGGCCCTCACCCGGCCGCTACTGGAACAGCTGCTTACCGCCCTGGCGCGCCCGAAGGCGGACTGGTACCGCATTGCGCGCATTATTGCCCCGCTCGCCCCACAGAATAATGCTGACTACCGCCACCGAGCCTTCTGGCACCGGCTGCGCTATTTTTGTCAGTTACATTTAGCGGGCAGTCGCTGGATCCTGCGGCTGGAAAATGCGCGTCCTGTCACCGCTTTTGCCGTACCACGCGCGCCGGCGCTGGCCCGACATACCGACAATCTGGAGGCCGTCTGGAGCGGGCTGCGCACTTTTGCCACCCTGGTGGCGATTGGTGCATGGGCCATCGGCGCGCAGTGGGAGGCGGGCGCGTCGGCACTGACGCTGGCGGCTATCAGCTGTGTACTCTATTCCGTCGTGGCATCACCCTTTAATTCGCTGACGCTGCTGATGCGCACGCTGATCTTATTGTCGCTGTTCAGCTTTGCCGTGAAATTTGGCCTGATGGTGCAGGTCTCAGAACTGTGGCAATTTTTACTGTTCCTGTTTCCGCTGCTGACCACCATGCAGTTGCTGAAGCTGCAAATGGCGAAATATGCCGGACTGTGGGGGCAGCTCATCGTCTTTATGGGATCGTTTATCTCAGTGACCAATCCGCCAGTGTATGACTTTGCGGATTTTCTGAATGACGATCTGGGGAAATTACTTGGCGTGGGCATGGCGTGGCTGGCATTTGCCGTGCTGCGCCCCGGCTCGGACGCGCGCAAAAGCCATCGGCATATTCGCGCCCTGCGCCTGCGGTTTATCGATCAGCTAAGCCGTCGTCCGCACTATCGCGAAAGTGAGTTTGAATCGCTGGTATATCACCACATCAGCCAGCTCAGTCAGAGTAAAGACGCCCAGTCCAGGCGCTGGCTGTTACGCTGGGGCGTCGTGCTGCTCAACTGTACGCATGTGGTGTGGCAACTGCGCGAGTGGGATACGCGATCCGACCCGCTGTCGCGGGTGCGGGATCGCTGTCTGGCGTTACTGCGTGGGGTGATGAGTGACAAAGGGGTGCGGCATGGTTTGCTGGAGAAGACACTGACGGAACTGCACCATATCTGTGAGACGCTGGCGCAACATCCTCAGCCTGCTGCACGGGAACTGGCGGCGCTGGTCTGGCGGCTCTATTGCGCTCTTTTGCAGCTCGAACAGGCCCCGGCAGCAGGAACGGTTCCCGCGATTACCTGA
- the rnt gene encoding ribonuclease T produces the protein MSDNAQLTGLCGRFRGFYPVVIDVETAGFNAKTDALLEVAAITLKMDDQGWLMPDNTLHFHVEPFEGANLQPEALAFNGIDPDNPLRGAISEHDALHAIFKMVRKGIKDSGCSRAIMVAHNATFDHSFMMAAAARASLKRNPFHPFVTFDTASLSGLALGQTVLSKACAAAGLDFDSTQAHSALYDTEQTALLFCEIVNRWKRLGGWPMAMPADDNQA, from the coding sequence ATGTCCGATAACGCTCAACTCACCGGTCTGTGTGGCCGTTTTCGTGGTTTTTATCCTGTTGTAATTGATGTGGAAACCGCCGGGTTTAACGCTAAAACCGATGCGCTGCTGGAAGTTGCCGCCATTACGTTAAAAATGGACGACCAGGGCTGGCTGATGCCGGACAACACACTGCATTTCCACGTTGAGCCATTCGAAGGGGCGAATCTGCAACCTGAAGCGCTGGCTTTCAACGGTATCGATCCTGACAACCCTCTGCGCGGGGCGATCAGTGAGCACGATGCGCTGCATGCGATTTTTAAAATGGTGCGCAAAGGCATCAAAGACAGCGGCTGTAGCCGTGCGATCATGGTGGCCCACAATGCGACCTTCGATCACAGCTTTATGATGGCCGCCGCGGCGCGCGCCTCGCTCAAACGCAACCCTTTCCATCCGTTTGTGACCTTTGATACCGCGTCGTTAAGCGGTCTGGCGCTGGGACAGACGGTATTATCCAAAGCCTGTGCCGCAGCCGGTCTGGATTTCGACAGCACCCAGGCCCACTCAGCCCTCTACGACACTGAGCAAACCGCCCTGCTGTTTTGTGAGATCGTAAACCGCTGGAAACGACTGGGCGGCTGGCCGATGGCAATGCCTGCCGACGATAATCAGGCATAA
- the nemA gene encoding alkene reductase translates to MSKTLFTPLKVGAITVPNRVFMAPLTRLRSIEPGDIPTPLMGEYYRQRASAGLIISEATQISAQAKGYAGAPGLHSPEQIAAWKKITDGVHAENGRMAVQLWHTGRISHTSLQPGGQAPVAPSALAAGTRTSLRDANGNAIREETSVPRALETSEIPGIVDDFRQAVANAREAGFDLVELHAAHGYLLHQFLSPSANQRTDQYGGSVENRARLVLEVVDAVCNEWGADRIGIRVSPIGTFQNTDNGPNEEADALYLIEELARRGIAYLHMSEPDWAGGAPYTEAFREKVRARFHGPIVGAGAYTPEKAEDLLSKGLIDAVAFGRDYIANPDLVERLERKAELNPQRPESFYGGGAEGYTDYPTL, encoded by the coding sequence ATGTCTAAGACGTTATTTACCCCGCTGAAAGTGGGTGCCATTACCGTACCGAACCGCGTATTCATGGCTCCGTTGACGCGTCTGCGCAGCATTGAGCCGGGTGATATTCCGACCCCGCTGATGGGCGAGTACTACCGCCAGCGCGCCAGCGCCGGTCTTATCATCAGCGAAGCGACGCAGATCTCCGCACAGGCGAAAGGCTATGCAGGCGCTCCGGGGCTGCACAGTCCGGAACAGATTGCCGCATGGAAAAAAATCACCGATGGCGTGCATGCTGAAAATGGCCGTATGGCGGTACAGCTGTGGCACACTGGTCGTATCTCCCATACCTCGCTGCAACCGGGCGGTCAGGCTCCGGTCGCGCCATCGGCGCTTGCAGCAGGCACCCGTACGTCCCTGCGCGATGCGAATGGTAATGCCATCCGCGAAGAAACCTCCGTGCCGCGCGCGCTGGAAACCAGCGAAATCCCGGGTATCGTTGACGATTTCCGTCAGGCCGTCGCTAATGCCCGTGAAGCGGGTTTTGACCTGGTCGAACTGCACGCGGCGCACGGCTATCTGCTGCACCAGTTCCTCTCCCCTTCCGCTAACCAGCGTACCGATCAGTACGGCGGCAGCGTGGAAAACCGCGCCCGTCTGGTGCTGGAAGTCGTGGATGCGGTGTGTAACGAATGGGGTGCCGATCGTATTGGTATTCGCGTCTCGCCAATCGGTACCTTCCAGAACACCGATAACGGCCCGAACGAAGAAGCCGATGCGCTGTATCTGATCGAAGAACTGGCCCGTCGCGGCATCGCCTATCTGCACATGTCTGAGCCAGATTGGGCGGGTGGCGCACCGTACACCGAAGCTTTCCGTGAAAAAGTGCGCGCACGTTTCCATGGCCCGATTGTTGGTGCCGGGGCGTACACGCCAGAGAAAGCAGAAGATCTGCTGAGCAAGGGGCTGATCGATGCCGTGGCCTTTGGTCGTGACTACATCGCCAACCCGGATCTGGTTGAGCGCCTGGAGCGCAAAGCCGAACTGAACCCGCAGCGTCCGGAAAGCTTCTACGGCGGCGGCGCAGAAGGTTACACCGATTACCCAACGCTTTGA
- the gloA gene encoding lactoylglutathione lyase, which yields MRLLHTMLRVGDLQRSIDFYTNVLGMTLLRTSENTEYKYSLAFVGYGPESEEAVIELTYNWGVDSYELGTAYGHIALEVDNAAEACERIRQNGGNVTREAGPVKGGTTVIAFVEDPDGYKIELIEAKDAGRGLGN from the coding sequence ATGCGCTTACTTCACACCATGCTGCGTGTTGGCGATCTGCAACGCTCCATCGATTTTTACACCAACGTGCTGGGCATGACGCTGCTGCGCACCAGTGAAAACACCGAATACAAATACTCTCTGGCTTTCGTGGGCTATGGTCCGGAAAGTGAAGAAGCGGTCATCGAGCTGACTTACAACTGGGGTGTCGACAGCTATGAGCTGGGCACCGCCTACGGTCATATCGCGCTGGAAGTGGATAATGCCGCTGAAGCCTGCGAACGTATCCGTCAGAACGGCGGCAATGTCACCCGTGAAGCGGGTCCGGTAAAAGGCGGCACCACGGTTATCGCTTTCGTTGAAGATCCGGACGGTTATAAAATCGAACTGATCGAAGCCAAAGATGCCGGTCGCGGTCTGGGCAACTGA
- a CDS encoding TetR/AcrR family transcriptional regulator, with protein sequence MNRHTEHDTREHLLATGEQLCMHRGFTGMGLSELLKTAEVPKGSFYHYFRSKEAFGVALLERHYANYHARLAQHFASANGNYRDRLLAYYEYTLEQFRQQGIISGCLTVKLSAEVCDLSEDMRTAMNHGASQVIALLANALEKGREERSLEFPGDALTQAQVLYSLWLGANLQAKMSRSAVPLESALAHARFVIAAPAQ encoded by the coding sequence ATGAACAGACACACCGAACATGATACCCGCGAACATCTGCTGGCCACCGGCGAGCAGTTATGTATGCACCGTGGCTTCACTGGCATGGGGTTAAGCGAACTGCTGAAAACAGCAGAAGTGCCAAAGGGTTCGTTTTACCACTATTTCCGCTCAAAAGAAGCCTTTGGTGTCGCACTGCTGGAACGGCACTATGCCAATTACCATGCCCGTCTGGCGCAGCATTTCGCCAGCGCGAACGGTAATTATCGCGATCGCCTGCTGGCGTATTATGAATATACGCTGGAGCAATTTCGCCAGCAGGGCATTATCAGCGGCTGTCTGACGGTGAAGCTGTCAGCAGAAGTGTGCGATCTGTCAGAAGATATGCGTACCGCCATGAACCACGGTGCCAGTCAGGTGATCGCCCTGCTCGCTAACGCGCTGGAAAAAGGCCGCGAAGAGCGCAGTCTTGAGTTTCCGGGCGATGCCCTGACCCAGGCTCAGGTGCTTTACTCCCTGTGGCTGGGCGCTAATTTGCAGGCCAAGATGTCACGCAGCGCCGTGCCGCTTGAAAGCGCACTGGCCCATGCACGATTTGTTATCGCAGCGCCTGCTCAATAA